From the genome of Solanum lycopersicum chromosome 7, SLM_r2.1:
caaacgctaacttttattatttgaaatttttgatggaACAGAAAAGATATTGGTGATGAAGATGGGGTGGTGGGGTGGCCACCAATTAATTCATTAAGGAAGAAGCTCTGCCACCGTAGCCGCCGCGGCGCGATGAATTATGTCACGGTGGAGAACGGCGGCGTTGGCGGCGGCGGCGGCAGTGGTGGCAGAGGATCAATATATAAGTATGTGAAAGTGAAAATGGAAGGAGTTGGAATTGCAAGAAAAATTGACTTGACTCTTTTTCACTCTTACAATAAACTTACTGACACCTTAATTTCCATGTTTGGAAAAAGTAAGTGTAAATAATTTTGCGTAATCTCGAATGTTATTAGTTTcgtaaaaatgtaaaatatatttatcgaaaatattatatattatattgaatatgttattatatgCTTCAGAAATCGACTATTTATTCGTTTAGTGATTTTGATAttgaacatttttaaaataGGAATTATCggataaattcaatataattaacGTTTTTATAAGAATTTActctttcatttcttcttttgaGTTGTATTCGAAAGAGAATTTAGTATTTCTTGATcgtgaatatttatttataggtagtttttatttttgggggaaaattagtaaattaattattctatttttttttttaattacaggTAAAGAAATTGGTGATGTTTATAAACTTACATATCAGGATAAAGAAGGTGATTGGCTTCTTGCTGGTGATGTACCATGGAGGtatgtataaaaaattaaatcaatttttttaattttttgtttcaaatttttttattttattaaattttaattaatttggaaatttttgtgattttttgcAGGACTTTTGTTGGGTCAGTGCAGAGGCTAAAATTAATTAGAGATGAAGATTATTGATTAGtggaatatatattattaattatgaatctcctctatattttgtttttaccTTTTGATGTCTACAAAGATGTAATCTCAAATAGAGTTTTTGTCTATTTTGTGAAGAACTAGTTTATGACATACTCTCTTTAAGtattgaccaaaaaaaaataaaattaatatagtcttattataaaaaatattacacaCATTTTCCCTAAAAGAAATTTTAGCATACATTCACTTAGTTTTCTTTTACCTTTGGTTGTGTTTTAGCGATAATAATATATTCggtatatttttgtaaataaaattcGAGAAAAAGTGGAGTGTATGTGCAAATCTTATCTTTGAATTTGCAAggtaattgttatttttgataaaatcctcATAATACTAaataagtttgaaaatttttgtttaattaatttagtagttaataaatttatagTTAAGATAAATAGTTATTGAGGCAAATGGGATGAGTTTAACTTAACGATATTTCTAAAATAAGAGAATtgtttaaatcatttaaaagagactatcaattattttatctattgATGTGAGCTTTTTCAATACAAA
Proteins encoded in this window:
- the LOC101055555 gene encoding IAA35 (The RefSeq protein has 5 substitutions, 1 non-frameshifting indel compared to this genomic sequence) translates to MMELQLGLALYGNSTKGYNLDLNKGRSSQILDVQDENDVNVLQTLPLLLLWDKHNDDHQNNEHKRKDIGDEDGVAGWPPINSLRKKLCHRSRRGAMNYVTVENGGVSGGRGSIYKYVKVKMEGVGIARKIDLTLFHSYNKLTDTLISMFGKNKEIGDVYKLTYQDKEGDWLLAGDVPWRTFVGSVQRLKLIRDEDY